In Campylobacter sp. 2014D-0216, the following proteins share a genomic window:
- the hypF gene encoding carbamoyltransferase HypF → MSHFGYEIHIKGLVQGVGFRPLVFNIAQELHLKGEVYNDGLGVVVILVCNQSEVLTFKEKLFLHLPPLARIDEFVFFDKKIDKNYDSFIINHSQDGEKFSPILSDFALCKDCYEEFYDEKNPRFKYPFITCTNCGPRFSIIKQLPYDRANTTMEQFSMCAFCQSEYKDPANRRFHAQPLSCPKCKITIFLKDKNQNILAQDEEAFILLAKFLEQGKIIAFKGMGGFHLICDSTNENTIIELRKRKNRPKKPFAIMVKDLDMAQKLAFINKFEAKLLTSNLKPIVILNSKNIHQVLAPDTDKIGIMLAYMGTHLMLFEHFKKPIIATSANLSSQSIIYKETKLLEQLSDVFDFYLDYDRQIQNSSDDSIAQVINDKVMFLRTSRGLNPLYINTKNIFNSKENILALGSELKNEFACFFKDQIFISPYIGDMKNLDIQERFLKILHFFQKAYGVSFDQVLCDKHPHFAYVKQINHDEKFMIQHHYAHLCACLFEHKIYKNDVLAFVFDGTGYGDDGKIWGGEIFRANLRNYTRLSHFKNFKLINADIKNIANLALSLIFDFNLESEASWFLGQFSQVKLNNLKKIHTQSSLYTSSLGRIIDAFGAIAFNQEKLDYEAQIGLLMEKYYNQNLDYSYKFDIKDNEICFKNAFLQALKDQDKVKISTGLINAIVNLIIEYSKNFKEEVILCGGVFQNKTLHMVLSQKNFSYKTSSQYPCNDSSIALGQLVHYLSLKT, encoded by the coding sequence CACCTTTAGCGCGAATTGATGAGTTTGTTTTTTTTGATAAAAAAATTGATAAAAATTACGATAGTTTTATTATAAATCATTCACAAGATGGTGAAAAATTTAGTCCTATTTTAAGTGATTTTGCTCTTTGTAAAGACTGCTATGAAGAATTTTATGATGAGAAAAATCCACGTTTTAAATACCCTTTCATCACTTGTACAAATTGCGGGCCGAGGTTTTCAATCATTAAACAACTTCCTTATGATAGAGCTAATACTACTATGGAACAATTTAGCATGTGTGCTTTTTGTCAAAGCGAATACAAAGACCCAGCTAATCGTCGCTTTCATGCCCAGCCTCTTTCGTGTCCAAAATGTAAAATTACAATCTTTTTAAAAGATAAAAACCAAAATATTTTAGCTCAAGATGAAGAAGCTTTTATCCTGCTTGCAAAGTTTTTAGAGCAAGGTAAAATCATAGCTTTTAAAGGTATGGGAGGATTTCACTTAATTTGTGATAGTACAAACGAAAACACCATCATAGAACTTAGAAAACGCAAAAACCGCCCTAAGAAGCCTTTTGCTATTATGGTGAAAGATCTTGATATGGCTCAAAAGTTAGCTTTTATTAATAAATTTGAAGCAAAGCTTCTCACTTCAAATTTAAAACCTATTGTGATTTTAAATAGTAAAAATATCCATCAAGTCTTGGCACCTGATACCGATAAAATAGGCATTATGTTAGCTTACATGGGGACGCATTTAATGCTTTTTGAACATTTTAAAAAACCTATCATCGCAACGAGTGCCAATTTAAGCTCGCAAAGTATCATCTATAAAGAAACAAAACTTTTAGAACAGCTTAGCGATGTGTTTGATTTTTATCTTGATTATGATAGGCAAATACAAAACTCAAGTGATGATAGTATTGCCCAAGTTATTAACGATAAGGTAATGTTTTTAAGAACTTCAAGAGGTTTAAATCCACTTTATATTAATACTAAAAATATTTTTAATTCTAAAGAAAATATCCTTGCTTTGGGAAGTGAATTAAAAAACGAATTTGCGTGCTTTTTTAAGGATCAAATTTTCATTTCTCCCTATATAGGTGATATGAAAAATTTAGATATCCAAGAAAGATTTTTGAAAATTTTACACTTTTTTCAAAAGGCATATGGGGTAAGCTTTGATCAAGTTTTGTGCGATAAACACCCGCATTTTGCTTATGTAAAACAAATAAATCATGATGAAAAATTTATGATACAACATCATTATGCACACTTGTGTGCATGTTTATTTGAACATAAAATTTACAAAAATGACGTTTTAGCTTTTGTATTTGATGGTACAGGCTATGGAGATGATGGTAAAATTTGGGGCGGAGAGATTTTTAGGGCAAATCTAAGAAATTATACCAGACTAAGCCATTTTAAAAATTTCAAATTAATTAATGCTGATATTAAAAATATCGCAAATTTAGCTTTATCTTTGATTTTTGATTTTAATTTAGAAAGCGAAGCAAGTTGGTTTTTGGGTCAATTTTCTCAAGTAAAATTAAACAATCTTAAAAAAATTCATACTCAAAGTTCTTTGTATACTAGTTCTCTTGGCAGAATTATCGATGCTTTTGGAGCGATTGCCTTTAATCAAGAAAAACTAGACTATGAAGCACAAATTGGGCTTTTGATGGAAAAATACTACAATCAAAACCTTGATTATAGCTATAAATTTGACATCAAAGATAATGAAATATGTTTTAAAAATGCTTTTTTGCAAGCTTTAAAAGATCAAGACAAGGTTAAAATTAGCACAGGATTGATCAATGCTATTGTAAATTTGATCATAGAATACTCAAAAAATTTCAAAGAAGAAGTGATTTTATGTGGCGGGGTATTTCAAAATAAAACACTTCATATGGTATTATCTCAAAAAAATTTCTCTTATAAAACTTCTTCACAATATCCTTGCAATGATAGCTCCATTGCGCTTGGGCAGCTTGTGCATTATTTATCATTAAAAACTTAA
- the hypB gene encoding hydrogenase nickel incorporation protein HypB, with protein sequence MCKDCGCSINGHDHNHDHHHENPALKEEKTIHIISKILSKNDHQASHNREHFNEHGTLCINLMSSPGSGKTTLLEETIKNLKDSLKIAVVEGDLETNNDANRIIKAGGLAHQITTGQTCHLDAFMVHDALHHFKLSKLDIVFIENVGNLVCPASYDLGEHLNVVLLSVTEGSDKVEKYPVMFRKADLLVITKADLAQHFDFDFKAASMAAKRLNPKIDIMILDSKTKTGFDLWLNYLKMKKELH encoded by the coding sequence ATGTGTAAAGACTGTGGCTGTTCTATCAATGGACATGATCATAACCATGATCACCATCATGAAAATCCAGCTTTAAAAGAAGAAAAAACTATTCATATTATTAGTAAAATTTTATCAAAAAACGACCATCAAGCCTCGCATAATAGAGAACATTTTAACGAACATGGCACACTTTGTATTAACTTGATGAGTTCTCCAGGTAGTGGAAAGACAACACTTTTAGAAGAAACGATAAAAAATTTAAAAGATAGCTTAAAAATAGCTGTAGTTGAAGGAGATTTAGAAACCAATAACGATGCAAACCGCATTATCAAAGCAGGGGGCTTAGCTCATCAAATTACCACAGGACAAACTTGTCATTTAGATGCTTTTATGGTACATGATGCTTTACATCATTTTAAACTTAGTAAACTTGATATAGTTTTTATCGAAAATGTAGGAAATTTGGTATGCCCTGCAAGCTATGATTTGGGTGAGCATTTAAATGTAGTTTTGCTTTCAGTTACAGAAGGTAGCGATAAGGTAGAAAAATATCCAGTGATGTTTAGAAAAGCAGATTTGCTAGTTATAACCAAAGCAGATTTAGCTCAACACTTTGACTTTGATTTTAAAGCTGCTTCCATGGCAGCTAAAAGATTAAATCCTAAAATCGACATCATGATCTTAGATAGCAAAACAAAAACAGGTTTTGATCTTTGGTTGAATTACTTGAAAATGAAAAAGGAGCTTCATTAA